GCCCTCCGCGAGTCAGCTAATCTCCAACCCCGAAACCAATACGACGGATACTGGTTCTATACATACCCGAACTGGAGCTATCTCGACGGTACATACTCCCTCCTTCCGTTTCTGGTAGAGTATACGCAGCGGTTCGATCCTGGGAATGCTACGGCCGTCGCCGGGGATGTGATGCATCAATTGGAGTTATTGTGGGCGTATTGTCAGGACCAAGGCACCACTGGCAGTGGATTGCTAGTCCACGGCTACGACTCCACCAAGAAAGCATCCTGGGCTAACCCCGTTACTGGGGGAAGTCCGTATGTCTGGAGTAGAGCGCTAGGGTGGTATTTCATGGCGCTTGTTGATGTGTTCGATATTGTACGCTCGCACGATATCTTCCCTAGTGAGTTAGAGTCATATATCCGTCAACGATACACAGAATTGGCGAAAGCTGTTCTCTCCGCTGCAGACAAAGACAACGGCTGCTGGTGGCAAGTGGTGACCCTCCCCCACGCAAAAGGTAATTATATTGAGACGAGCGGGTCAGGAATGCTTGTTTATGGGTTGCTCAAAGGTTCACGTCTCGGACTGTTGTCTCCCGAGGAGGAATATACAGGGATGGCGGAGAAATGCTATAACCATATGCTGCGGGAGTATGTGGTCGATGAGGGCAATGGATTGCTTGGGTTCAACGGCACTGTTGGTGTGTGTAGTTTGAATTCAAGCGCGACTTACGAGGTAAGTTCCTATCCGTATCCAAACTGAGAGCCCGGTGGCGCTAACCGCTGTAGTATTATGTCAATGAACCGGTGGCTTATAACAGCCTGCACGGGATCGCGGCGTTCACATTGGCGAGTCTGGAACATGAAATGCGGTACAATCAAGTTCTATGAGAAGTATTCAATGTTTAATAGTAGTACAAAGTACCATGCGTGGACACAGTGGATACTTGACGTGGAGATGTGCATAGAGTCCGGATCGGGAAGGTGACTTGTATCCAGGGCGGTTATCTGATTGGCCGGAAAAAACAGCCAGGAAGGACGAGGCCACGGATCTCCCATGCGAGGCTAAAATAGTTTGGCATGAATACATCATATTGACGAAATGTGACCTCGAAATGTGACCTGATTGTCGAAAAGAGCGTTATGCTTTATTTGACCATTTCCAATTCCATTGAGCTACGCTACTATTAGACACCGCACTATGCCATCCTACCACGAAGCCCTAGGCCTCCTCATTACCGAGGCACAAcatacaccaccaacaacagAGAGAGTACCACTATGCGATGCCCTCAATCGCGTCTCGAATTGCACATACAACAGTCCCTCCTCGAACCCCAAGCATGATACCTCCGCCATGGATGGCTATGCATTGAATTCCGCCGCCACCAAAACAGCCTCCCCATCGACACCCATCATCTTCCACGTCGCAGGCACAACTGCCGCCGGCGATTTACCCATGGTCATCTCTGGCGAGCCCGACTCTGATGCTTCGGTATATCCGTGCGTGGAGATCATGACGGGCGCGAGATTCCCGGAAGCGATTGAAGGTGATCATAGACCGTTTGATGCATGCGTCAAATTAGAAGATGTGGAGGTCTTGGTCGGGAAGGGAGAGAGGCCATCGGGGAATCGGTATATACAGGTTGTCAAGCCGGTGGATGCAAGCCAAAATAGAAGGGTGGCGGGGACTGATTTCGTGGAGGGGGATGCTGTCGTTAGAGCTGGGGAAAGGATAAGACCCAGGCATGTCATGGCGTTGGCGGCTGTTGGGGTTAGAGAAGTCGAGGTGACAAGGAGAGTAAGGGTTGGGGTGTTTTCGACAGGAAATGAATTGTCAGCGGATGCACGCAGTCGAGTTCACGATGTCAACGGGCCGTATGTCACGACTTGTTTGCGGGATTGGGGTGTTGATGTCGATTTTCTGGGGGTGCTAGATGATGGAGCTGAGAAGATGGTATCGGCGCTGGAAAGTCATCTGCGCGACAACAAATacgacatcatcatcagtaCCGGCGGGGTATCGACAGGGCGATTCGACCTCATTCCGGCTGCATTGGAAGATCTTGTTGCACGAGTCATCTTTCACAAAATCCCTATCCGTCCTGGTCATCCGGCTCTTTTCGCGAAGATTCCTGTACCTGATGCAGATGGACCCGAGACAGCCTTCTTTGGCATGCCCGGAAATCCCGTCGCCAGTGCTGCTTGTCTCCGCTTCCTTGTCCTGCCGTATATTGAACGTCTTCAAGGCAACTCGCCGGAATCTGCAATTAAAGCAACAATACGACGAGACCACGAGGAACCGCAAACCAACGGCACCACCAAATATGACACAAACAGATTTGGTACCCTTGTATCAAAATGTCCATCCGACAAAGATGTCTTTCGTCCGGGCATATTCCGACGCCAACCAACAAGCGAATCAGACGTCATGCTCATAAACGATCACAGCCCAGGAAAGATTAAGCCATTCCTCGAATCCAACTGCTGGATTCATATTCCCCAAGGCAAATCAGAACTGCATGAGGGGGATACTGTCGATGTCTTCCTCAACGAATGACAACCAAATTTCGTTTGTGTGTATAGATGTAGAGAAACTTAATGCATCCGCTTCATGTCCATTGCCTGCTGCCACTCTTCCCAGTTATTAGTATTAAATAGCCATTGCTCGTGCTCCGGTCGTAGTGTCCTGCCACGTAGGCGCTTTACCACTGCACTCGGACCAAATATCCCTTGTTCGACGTTCTGGTGGAGGGTATGCAGGGCATCTGTCGTCCAGATGGCGAGAAGAGGCTCGTTGAATCCTTCCGCATTAGTGAAGCATGTAATAGGTGCCCTGCTGGATTTAGACTCTTGTCGTAGAGACTGCAACGCTGCAGTTGTTAAGAATGGGTAATCGCACGCCACTACCAGCCATGTCGCCGATGGATCATGGCGATGTGCAGAAAGGAGTCCTGCTGCCGGTCCAATGTCCGCATTTTCGTCCTGGGGACTGCCGTGGTCATTATCGTGAATTACCTGGACGCTTATTGTTGACCCCCTGACATCCAGCTCTAGCATATCACCATGTGGGCATGGTACATCGCCAAAATCGCAAAGCGCCTGCGCAGCGCTCCGGTCCCTTAACGATATATATACTGTGTCGGACTCAGGACATGCGTCGCGCAGGACAGAGGTCAATCGCTTGTACATGGGTTCGTTGTCCTCTATACAAAGAAGCTCTTTGCGCGTGCCCATACGCGAGGACCGTCCTCCCGCGAGTAATAAAGGCTTGAGAGTTGCCATGGTTGGTGGATGGTTGTCCCGTAAGAGAATGGATGGGCGAAGACGATGGTATGCGGCTACGATGACGTCATTGTTGATTGGTAAGATCGCAGTAGGAGATGAACCTGGGCAGTATTCCGTATACAAGGAATACTTAACACCACCTATTTGGATGTTCTCCTCGGAGGCCATCCATGGACTTCTCTTTCCGTTTTTGGCTTGACTTCACGCCGCTTTACGCTCACTGAGCAGCCCGGCCGCCCACCACCGCTTTCCCAATGTAAATACGAAGTTCAGACTCAGTGTCTGCACTCCTCTTCGTAACATTTGCAATCAAGGACTCCAGTCAACGTATATCCGGCCTGTCCGGCCTGTTCAAGTGCAATGTCATTCTATCCGCCATGTTTCATCCGCCCAAGTCGAAGCAAGACCTGGTCCAAGATCATCCAACGATGCAATATACAACCTCCGCGACCGGTGATGGCCGGCCCATCACGACTCATGGGAAACACTACTGCTTGGCGGGTTTTGCACAATAAACGCACGGGTTACTTGCAACCAATTCACACTGCTGGCAGACTAGAGGACAAAAATCCGGGCTCAGGGCGGATTTATGATTTATCTCTCCAGCTCTCACAACGACCAATGAATGGAAACGCATTGATGCAGTACACACTGTATAACAGTAATGGCGCTGCAGCGCTCGTCAGCAAGCTGACCAAACTCGGGATTACGGACATGTATGGCGTGAGTACGCGTGATCTGCGCGTCTTTGACCTGCCGTCCATTGGGTTCCCGTACATCCTTGTCCGGGAAAGTACAATAGTAATCCATCTGTTTGACTTGCGGTTACTGGTGCAGCATGATCAGGTGCTGTTGTTTCATATTGCCGAATCGCCCAATCCCGGCCACGACAATGGCAACAGCAACGGGCCACGAGGCATCACTGATGGCGATGACCATAGTGTGTCGCGCGTTTTCAGTCACAACCTCGAAGGAAAGCTACGTGGCGGCCATGGATTGGGCTTGGCATTGATCCAGCCCTACGAGCTACGGGTGGTAGAAGCTGCACTTGCATCAGTAACATCAGTACTCGAAGCAGAATACATGTTGATCGAGCAACAACTCTCAAATGCTCTGAAAAAGAGTGACCTGGATACGTTGGACAAGGAAGAAAATGTCATCCATAGTAAACTACGCATAATCCTCGACCTTACGCGGAAGCTCGCAAGTATTGAAAAACGCGCACGCCAGGTGCGGGATGTCGTGCAGGAAGTACTAaatgaggatgaagacaTGGCCAACATGTACCTGACCGATAAGAAGGCCGGAAAGCCCCATGCGTTGGAGGATCACCAGGATGTCGAGTATTTATTCGAGGCCTACTTCAAAGCAAGCGACGCCGTTGTCCAGGAAGCAGCGAGTCTGATGGACAATATTCATCGCACAGAAGAAACAATTCAGTCCACCCTGAGCGTGCGACGGAACCAGATTATGGTGTTGGAAGCAAAGATTGAGATTCTTATGCTGGCTCTCGCGTGGGCCACTCTTGTTGCGGGTTGGTATGGCATGAATGTGATCAACTATTCCGAGGAGACTGCAAATGCTTTCTCCGTAATAGTCTCGCTCTCAATTACTGGCGTGCTCTCGGCTTCATGGTATGGAATGCGGAAGTTACGACGTATCAACAAGTTACGGTTATAAATCCGAGCTACTTGGCAATGATTTGTCAAGGCATTGCTAGATATAATTTACATACACCAAGTGGACATTTCACACGAAAATATGAATAGCAGTTCGGTAGATCCTCATAATTCACACGGTAGCCATCCTCATTACAATAGAGATAGCAAAATACTGCTATTATAATGAAATGCTATTAGACTAACACTTTAAAGTCCCTGCCAAACTCGAATCCGGAGAGTTCAGATCCTCCGGTATAGTCATCGGCACAAGCAACGTCTGCGGACTTTTTGTCTTGATATGATTCGAAGCCCACGCCTTCTGCCTCATAATGGAATCTTGCCCAAACTGTACAGCGCCCAGAAAGTCTTTGTCCCAGAGTGCCTGGCTAGCCGGCAGCAATGCAACTAAGTGATCATCGATATACGTAAGGAATAGCTGCAGCGACTGCAAAGCTGCCAATGCCTCGTAGGGATCCGATTTGTTGATATCTTTGGGAATGATGGTGTCCAAAAGACGCTGAGAGACGGAACGGCCGTATTGCTTACTCTCGTGGTATTTCTCAACTATGGGTTTGAAGCGTTTGCAGGTTTCTGTTGCGATGCGGTGCATTACTAGTAGGCCCGACTGCACGTCGAAGTCGTGGATGAGGCGCGGTATAAGGTGGTCGTAGAAGTCGATTAGCATTTTCATGGCTTCGAAGGTGGCACCGAGCCAGAGTTCGAGTCTGCGGACACGAGGTGGGCTGTCCTGGTCGGTTTGTGGTTGTTGGGGGATGCTGGTTGtttgtttcttcttcatctcgaCACTGTGGACGACGGCTGTCTGTTGTTCTTTGGCGTGGAGCTTCTCTTGGCCTTCTTTTTGGACGGTTTTTTCAATGCGCACGGCGCCAGATTTGAAGGCTGGTTGCTTGGAGACAGGGTCCCATTGTTCTACTTTAATTAGTGTTGATGTCACATAACTTGGAGAAGGGGCGATTTACCAATCGTCAACTCATTGGCTGCTCTAGACCGGTCATCCTTTGCATCCCAGTATCCGAAATGAAAAGGAATAAAGATATGGCCTTGAGAAATGTTTCCAACCCGGACCGGTAATTCTACCTCTCCCCGTCTAGACTTGACAACAACCATTTCGCCCTCGCTTAATTCCAACGCTTCTGCATCTTCAGTCGACACTTGAACCCACGGCTCGGGGTCAGCCTCCTGAAGTCGTTTACTCCTCCCTGTTTTCGTTCTCGTGTGGAAGTGGAGAGCATTGCGTCCCGTGGAAAGATTCAATGGATACTCCTCGTTTGTTTCCTCCAACGACGGCCTGTAATGCGCGCGTTTCAAGATTGCCCGTCCCGCAGGATTCAAAGTCTTGTACTGCTCCTTCGTCAATGGGGCTCCTGTCTCGAGATCATGGCCGAAGCTTTCACAGTATTCTAGGTCTGTGAAGAAGACACCATCCTGAAATAGTCGTTCCTTGCCAAACGGGTACGCTTCCGTACACGGCCATTGGATGCCAGACCCTCCCTGAAGCTTTTCATAGCTGATCCCACTACAGTCACAGGGTCGTCCAAAGGACATGCGCTTCCATGCTTCAAAAATTTCCTCGGGACCGTTGAATGGGACCAGTGGGCCACCATATTTGTTCTTGAAGTCCATTCGTTTTGCAAAATCGAGGAAGATATCCATATCTGCACGTGCTTCTCCCGGTGGCTCCACGGCTTTTAGTGAAATGTGCATTGTTCTGTCCGCGTTCGTGAAGACACCCGTCTTCTCTCCCCATTGCGCTGCGGGCAGGACAACATCCGCAATAGCCGCTGTTTCGGTCATGAATATGTCCTGACACACGACGAACAAATTGGGCTTTGTAAGGAGCTCACGGGCCTTAGGCAGATTCGGGAGACTAACTAGAGGGTTGGTGCCTGAAATCCAGAACATCTCAATCGAACCGCCCGCGATATATGTGAGCATGTTCTCGATGTGCGTGGGTTGGTTCCAATGTGGCATTTTTATGTAGTCAATATTCCAGATATCAGCGATATCTTGCACGTGATTTGGGTTTTGGAAGTTTCGTAATCCTGGATATTCGCCATCGCATCCTGTCTCTCGGTTATTCTGTGCCGTTGGTTGTCCATTCATCTGAAGGATGCCGCTACCAGGTCTGCCTATTAGTCCACGGAGAAGATTGATGTTATTAATCTGGCACGCGCTTGCGGTGGCCTGGTTGGATTGGTACACTCCCTGCAAAGCCGTCGAGAGGAGACTCCTCGTTGTCCCTATTATTCTGGCAGCCTCCATCAGTTGATCTGGAGGAACTCCCGTGATCTCTTGCACATGCTCTGGCGTGTACGTTTCGACTGTCTTTCGAAGCTCGTCTATTCCAACAACGTACTTCGAGACATACCCCTCGTTTACCCAGCCATGTTTAAACAAAAGATGCTGTATCCCGTTCAAAAGGGCCACATTGGTTCCACTCCTGGGTGTGAGATGAACATCTGCGCGTTTAGCCGTCTCAGACCTTCTGGGATCAACCACAATTACCTTCGGTGGCCTTGGACCGTCTAGGCGGTCTAGCATACGAGACCAAAGGACTGTCTGAGTGTTTGCGACGTTGTGACCGAACAGGAACAGACATTCTGTGTAGTCCACGTCGGCGTACGATCCGGGCTGGCCGTCACAGCCAAATGACTCGCGCATACTTGCTGCAGCAGTTGCGGTACATAGTCGCGTATTACCATCCCTAAGTCATTTAGCGATGTATGCGGAGCAGTTCGAGTTGTGTAATGACTTACATGTGCAGCGTGTTTAGACCCGCCTTTCCAATCATAGCAAGGACGTAGTATTCCTCAATGAAGAGCTGCCCGGTGGTATAGAACCCGATGCCATGATTTGTCAAACGAGAGCGAACTTCTTTGGCTTTTTCAACAATAAGACTCATTGCCTCATTCCATGTTGCGCGCTCGAGCTTGCCGTTTCGCCTGATGAGCGGGTACTTTAGTCGGTCTGGGTGGCCGACAGTAATCCATCTGATCATCAATATTAACATAGTGACAATTCCTCTTCCAAGGATCAAAACATACCCATTCAACCCCTTCGGTCCCAATCTTCCTTTGTTCACGCGGTCCGTTGTGCGGCCTCTGACACCAACAACCTTTCCATTTTTCACGCCGATATCCATGCCACATCCATTACTACAGAAGTCATTAACATGGTTCAAGGAGTAAGTAGCCTCCATTTGGAGCACATCCTTACCTGCAAAGTACACACGCGCTCTGGACCCATTTCTCAGGCGTGTCAATGGTGTGGACATCGCACCGGGTTGGCCATTGGTGTTGGTACGGCGTGCGAGGACCATAGATATCTTGGACTGAATCGCGCGTCTCTGTTACTCTTTCAGCCATGCTTATCGACTTTGCAAATCCCAGACAGACTGAGAGTTTCTAATTCCGAATTACTTTGCTATAGTTGCCGTTCCCGTCAAAAAGGCGAGGCGATGACTTGTATGCGGCCGCACCTGGAATGGGCACAGTGCCTGTCTTTCGAGAAGCGGGATTAATATAATCCTAGTCAAAAATTCCAGATTTAGATTCAATTGAATATCCAACGGTGTTGAAAGATTCGAAATGGTAGTCTGGCGTTGACCCTGACATGACATCATACATGCTTCATGGTTTCCAAAACCGGAAATAAATGTATATTTCTGGGCGTCAAAAGGTGCTTAGACATTGAATGGTTTATGTAGACTCGTTGTTGGTCAGGTTTCACGTTGCTAGGAAGAAACTGCTGGGATATAGTGAATGGGTAGGGAACGCGGCACGATGATATTTATTCCGCCGTAGGGTTGTTCTAAACAACCAATATGATTAAGCTACACGGTGGATCTTTCAGAAGAGCATCTTCCTCCCTATTTAGTGACCTTTTATTTGTACTTTCCACCATCCATCACAAAATAGCTAAGCATCTTACCATCTCTTTATCAGTCTGCAAGCTCCAGGTCCAAAGTGAGCAGTGATTTCACGCTGCTACGAGCATATTTCCCGCTGACGAGAAGCGTGGAGAATATGAAAAACGACCGAATGAGTATAGAGAGAAGCATTAGTAGCAGGAAGTCAAGACACCGTTGGAAGGATGCGAGGGATTCAAGCGATTTCTAACTTTCTATTAAAGAGTCGAAGACGGCCACGAATGGCCAAGAGATATTTCCTCGGTCGTACGATGTCCCAACGACATCAACAAGAGGGCAAGCTCGAACTTTTGCTATATAATATAGAGCGTTATTCGACCTCGAAGTCGATTAAATATTTGTGTGAGGATAGAAAAGCGAGACACGGACGACTcgtggggggggggggggtgttATGGAAAGAACGATAGGGAGGAGAAATCGAAATCGGATACAAAAAGGCTCAGGAGGCAAAGGAGTAATGTTTAAGACGCAAGTATAAAAACAAGCGCTTTTCAAGGCACAGAGGCGAAACCATGGTCAACACCTTTCTCATTATGCTGCTCCAAGAGCTCGGGAGCCTCGTCGGAGGGTTGTTAATATAAAGCCTTGCCTGCGAAGCACTCTCTAGCCAACAACAATTGGTACAGAACAGAGACAGACGGTATGTTTCAGTCAATGTCTGGTGCGGTGCAGTCTATTGTGAAGTGAAGAAAGCACTGACCGTGACAACCCTAGCCGGGTGATGGCATCTCTGCCGAAAACAGAAACCTAGGGCATTGCCACCGGCATGTGATTCTGCCTGAGGCAGGAATGCGACCATCTTCACGAGTCTGCATGAGTATTAGGCTTCCTCCATGTTTCCGGATAGATGAATGTATTCCTGAACTAGTAGATAAGTAATTTATGCTCATAGTACATAGTTGGTGTAGAAGCACATGTAGTCGGAGTTCATCTCGGGATAGAATCGGCCGAGAGCTATCGCCCGAGATCCCCGCAAATTTCCCCGGGCGGAAAAGAGCGATTTCAGCCACTCACCGCCCGCCGATTTCCATTTGCGCGACCTTAAATTGGAGTCTTCTACTCTTTTCCGGGTAGCCATTCATTCTCTTTATTATTGTACAGATACTGCGATCATGTCGAAGCTTACAGGCGCGAAAGTTGCCGAGCACAACTCCAAGGACTCCTGCTGGGTCATTGTCCATGGAAAGGCCTACGATGTCACCGAGTTCTTGCCAGGTGAGCATCTATGAGAACAGGGATTATGCCGGTCATTACTGACAATTGGACTTGTAGAACACCCCGGTGGCCAGAAGATTATCCTGAAGTATGCAGGGAAAGATGCGACAGAAGAATTCGACCCTATTCATCCTCCCGACACCCTCGACAAGTACCTCGATTCCTCGAAGCACCTCGGCGAAGTCGACATGACGACTGTGGagcaggaggagaaggcgCATGACCCTGAAGAGACAGCGCGTCAGGAGCGCATTCAGCGCATGCCCCCGTTGGCGGCATGCTATAACTTGTTCGACTTTGAGACCGTGGCGCGGAGtgtgatgaagaagactgcGTGGGGGTATTATTCCAGTGGTGCTGATGATGAGATTGTACGTTGCTTCTACAAGAAATGATGCAAGAGGGCGAATTACTGACAATAGTAGACTATGCGTGAAAACCATTCGGCATACCACAAGGTCTGGTTCCGGCCACGGATCCTCGTGGATGTGGAAAACGTCGACATGAGTACAACAATGctaggcagcaagacatcagtTCCGTTCTACGTGACAGCAACAGCACTTGGCAAGCTGGGTAACCCTGAAGGAGAAGTCGTGTTGACCCGCGCAGCGCACGACCACGGCGCCATCCAGATGATCCCGACGTTGGCATCGTGCTCGTTTGACGAGATCGTTGACGCCCGCAAGGGCGAGCAGATTCAATGGCTGCAATTGTACGTCAACAAGGATCGCAACATCACAAAGCGCATCGTGCAGCACGCCGAAGCTCGTGGCTGCAAGGGTCTCTTCATCACCGTCGACGCGCCCCAACTCGGTCGTCGCGAGAAGGACATGCGCTCCAAGTTCTCCGACGTCGGCTCGAACGTGCAATCCCAGGGTGGTGACACCGTTGACCGCTCGCAGGGCGCTGCCCGCGCCATCTCCTCTTTCATCGACCCTGCCCTCTCCTGGAAAGACATCCCGTGGTTCAAATCTATCACGAAGATGCCCATCATCCTCAAGGGTGTCCAGTGCGTGGAAGACGTCCTACGCGCTGTCGAGGCCGGCTGCGACGGTGTCGTCCTCTCCAACCACGGCGGTCGTCAACTCGACACCTCCCGCTCTGGTATCGAGGTCCTAGCCGAGGTGATGCCCGCGCTCCGCGCTCGCAACTGGGAAAATCGTATTGAGATCTTCGTTGACGGTGGTGTCCGTCGCGCAACTGATATCCTCAAGGCACTGTGTCTCGGCGCAAAAGGTGTCGGTATCGGGCGACCATTCTTGTACGCCATGTCTGCGTATGGGCAGGCTGGTGTCGACCGTGCCATGCAGCTGTTGAAGGATGAGATGGAAATGAACATGCGGTTGATCGGTGCAAGCTCCATCGCAGACCTTAACCCCAGCTTGATTGATGTTCGGGGGTTGACCGGTGGGCATCATGCGCCCGTGCCGGCGGATTCGCTGAGCATGGGGGCGTATGATCCGTTGCAGGCACCGCGGTTTAGTGAGAAGGCTAAGCTGTAATCATGTTCACTCTGTATATATACCTAATCGAATACCCGATTTCAGTAATAAATCTGATCCATCCTACTTTTTCCCCAGATATCGATTGTTGCTTTTTTCGATTAAAACAAGATAGATAATGTCTGTTTCCTTCTAGTCTGTGATACAGTCTGCACTTTGATCCATTCCAGTCCCATTGGTAATCTCGGACCCCGAACCCCATCGGCATCGACCCTAAGCCCGAGCTTATCAATCACCCACCCAATGACCTCATCACTACCGAAAACAGATAAGCTAATCTGCATGAACTATGCATGCCGTAACCACCATATATATACTACTCCCACCACCAACATCTCTAAATAACCATAAATGACATTCAAACCACAATGCCCAAaacgatcctcatcatcggtgCCACCGGAAAACAAGGC
The sequence above is a segment of the Aspergillus chevalieri M1 DNA, chromosome 6, nearly complete sequence genome. Coding sequences within it:
- a CDS encoding uncharacterized protein (CAZy:GH105;~COG:S;~EggNog:ENOG410PK1H;~InterPro:IPR008928,IPR010905,IPR012341;~PFAM:PF07470;~go_process: GO:0005975 - carbohydrate metabolic process [Evidence IEA]); translated protein: MADSVIARKDAITTTPGSSDYLKIGFFQTAVLRALDYHETTESACADTQTDWEGYLVSSSEGLLPYLTNATRDTGYPLDRFATGDGLTHLYDKSQNTTIKNALHALRESANLQPRNQYDGYWFYTYPNWSYLDGTYSLLPFLVEYTQRFDPGNATAVAGDVMHQLELLWAYCQDQGTTGSGLLVHGYDSTKKASWANPVTGGSPYVWSRALGWYFMALVDVFDIVRSHDIFPSELESYIRQRYTELAKAVLSAADKDNGCWWQVVTLPHAKGNYIETSGSGMLVYGLLKGSRLGLLSPEEEYTGMAEKCYNHMLREYVVDEGNGLLGFNGTVGVCSLNSSATYEYYVNEPVAYNSLHGIAAFTLASLEHEMRYNQVL
- a CDS encoding molybdopterin molybdotransferase MoeA (COG:H;~EggNog:ENOG410PNIV;~InterPro:IPR005111,IPR005110,IPR036425,IPR036688, IPR036135,IPR001453,IPR038987;~PFAM:PF03453,PF03454,PF00994;~go_process: GO:0032324 - molybdopterin cofactor biosynthetic process [Evidence IEA]) produces the protein MPSYHEALGLLITEAQHTPPTTERVPLCDALNRVSNCTYNSPSSNPKHDTSAMDGYALNSAATKTASPSTPIIFHVAGTTAAGDLPMVISGEPDSDASVYPCVEIMTGARFPEAIEGDHRPFDACVKLEDVEVLVGKGERPSGNRYIQVVKPVDASQNRRVAGTDFVEGDAVVRAGERIRPRHVMALAAVGVREVEVTRRVRVGVFSTGNELSADARSRVHDVNGPYVTTCLRDWGVDVDFLGVLDDGAEKMVSALESHLRDNKYDIIISTGGVSTGRFDLIPAALEDLVARVIFHKIPIRPGHPALFAKIPVPDADGPETAFFGMPGNPVASAACLRFLVLPYIERLQGNSPESAIKATIRRDHEEPQTNGTTKYDTNRFGTLVSKCPSDKDVFRPGIFRRQPTSESDVMLINDHSPGKIKPFLESNCWIHIPQGKSELHEGDTVDVFLNE
- a CDS encoding molybdenum cofactor guanylyltransferase (COG:S;~EggNog:ENOG410PXN6;~InterPro:IPR029044,IPR013482,IPR025877;~PFAM:PF12804;~go_function: GO:0003824 - catalytic activity [Evidence IEA];~go_process: GO:0006777 - Mo-molybdopterin cofactor biosynthetic process [Evidence IEA]) translates to MATLKPLLLAGGRSSRMGTRKELLCIEDNEPMYKRLTSVLRDACPESDTVYISLRDRSAAQALCDFGDVPCPHGDMLELDVRGSTISVQVIHDNDHGSPQDENADIGPAAGLLSAHRHDPSATWLVVACDYPFLTTAALQSLRQESKSSRAPITCFTNAEGFNEPLLAIWTTDALHTLHQNVEQGIFGPSAVVKRLRGRTLRPEHEQWLFNTNNWEEWQQAMDMKRMH
- a CDS encoding CorA family magnesium transporter (COG:P;~EggNog:ENOG410Q1ID;~InterPro:IPR002523,IPR039204;~PFAM:PF01544;~TransMembrane:2 (i377-396o408-428i);~go_component: GO:0016020 - membrane [Evidence IEA];~go_function: GO:0046873 - metal ion transmembrane transporter activity [Evidence IEA];~go_process: GO:0030001 - metal ion transport [Evidence IEA];~go_process: GO:0055085 - transmembrane transport [Evidence IEA]) — translated: MSFYPPCFIRPSRSKTWSKIIQRCNIQPPRPVMAGPSRLMGNTTAWRVLHNKRTGYLQPIHTAGRLEDKNPGSGRIYDLSLQLSQRPMNGNALMQYTLYNSNGAAALVSKLTKLGITDMYGVSTRDLRVFDLPSIGFPYILVRESTIVIHLFDLRLLVQHDQVLLFHIAESPNPGHDNGNSNGPRGITDGDDHSVSRVFSHNLEGKLRGGHGLGLALIQPYELRVVEAALASVTSVLEAEYMLIEQQLSNALKKSDLDTLDKEENVIHSKLRIILDLTRKLASIEKRARQVRDVVQEVLNEDEDMANMYLTDKKAGKPHALEDHQDVEYLFEAYFKASDAVVQEAASLMDNIHRTEETIQSTLSVRRNQIMVLEAKIEILMLALAWATLVAGWYGMNVINYSEETANAFSVIVSLSITGVLSASWYGMRKLRRINKLRL